A genomic segment from Spongiibacter sp. IMCC21906 encodes:
- a CDS encoding NAD(P)(+) transhydrogenase (Re/Si-specific) subunit beta, with protein sequence MGIDLLVNMSYVASAVLFIFGLKMLGSPATARKGNLVSALGMFVAVVVTLLHHSIIDYKFIALGIVLGGIIGAVVARSVAMTSMPEMVALFNGTGGIASLLVGWAALYGFEANTFELITIILSILIGGVTFTGSLIAYGKLSEKMPGRPLVFVGQRFFNIALIIAIIVCSVLFAISPEVSAYLYIVIALSFVLGIMLVIPIGGADMPVVISLLNSYSGLAACAAGFAINNIILIVAGALVGASGIILTQIMCKAMNRSLSNVLFSGFSAVAAGGPAEKIEGEAKPMSADDAYYVLEAATSVVIVPGYGMAVAQAQHVVKELQEILEKNGAEVVYAIHPVAGRMPGHMNVLLAEADVSYDLLLEMDAVNPRMDTFDVAIVIGANDVVNPAAREMEGSPIYGMPVINVDMARNVFVLKRSMASGFAGIDNPLFFKDNTRMLFGDAKEMLSNIIKAFS encoded by the coding sequence ATGGGTATCGATCTTCTGGTCAACATGTCCTATGTGGCATCGGCCGTACTGTTTATCTTCGGCCTCAAAATGCTGGGCTCCCCTGCCACAGCACGAAAAGGTAACCTCGTCTCTGCACTGGGTATGTTTGTGGCTGTTGTGGTCACATTGCTACACCACAGCATCATTGACTACAAATTCATTGCTCTAGGCATTGTACTTGGCGGCATTATCGGTGCTGTTGTTGCTCGCTCGGTGGCAATGACCTCCATGCCTGAAATGGTCGCACTATTCAACGGCACTGGCGGTATCGCCAGCCTGCTGGTTGGCTGGGCTGCTCTTTATGGTTTTGAAGCAAACACCTTTGAACTGATCACGATTATCTTATCGATCTTGATTGGTGGCGTGACCTTTACAGGCTCTTTGATTGCTTATGGCAAGCTGAGCGAGAAAATGCCCGGTCGGCCTCTGGTCTTTGTGGGTCAGCGGTTTTTCAATATCGCCCTGATCATCGCCATTATCGTGTGCTCGGTGCTGTTCGCTATTTCCCCTGAAGTTAGCGCGTATCTTTATATTGTGATCGCACTGTCTTTTGTACTGGGTATTATGCTGGTTATTCCCATTGGCGGCGCCGATATGCCAGTGGTTATCTCTCTGCTTAACAGCTACTCCGGTCTGGCTGCCTGTGCCGCCGGTTTTGCCATCAACAACATCATCTTGATTGTTGCCGGTGCATTGGTGGGTGCCTCAGGTATCATCCTGACCCAAATCATGTGTAAGGCAATGAACCGCTCCTTGAGCAATGTGTTGTTCAGCGGCTTCAGCGCTGTCGCAGCCGGTGGTCCTGCCGAAAAAATCGAAGGCGAAGCTAAACCCATGTCCGCCGACGATGCTTACTATGTATTGGAAGCAGCCACTAGCGTAGTGATTGTGCCCGGTTACGGTATGGCCGTCGCCCAGGCCCAGCACGTTGTAAAAGAGCTTCAGGAAATTCTGGAAAAAAATGGCGCAGAAGTCGTTTACGCCATCCACCCGGTTGCGGGTCGTATGCCTGGCCATATGAACGTGCTACTGGCTGAAGCGGATGTGTCCTACGACCTATTGCTGGAAATGGACGCCGTCAACCCACGGATGGATACCTTCGACGTGGCGATCGTTATCGGCGCCAACGACGTTGTTAACCCTGCCGCTCGCGAAATGGAAGGCAGCCCGATCTACGGCATGCCCGTGATCAACGTAGACATGGCGCGCAATGTATTTGTACTAAAACGCTCTATGGCTTCTGGCTTTGCCGGTATCGACAACCCGCTGTTCTTTAAAGACAACACGCGGATGCTGTTCGGTGATGCAAAAGAAATGCTCAGCAATATCATCAAGGCTTTCTCTTGA
- a CDS encoding MarR family winged helix-turn-helix transcriptional regulator, with protein MIDKSSSSSRSKKDENKRHLRVGFLIHDVSRLRRTVYDQHLKPLGITRSQWWVLSNLSRHDGEGYMQVELARLLDVGKVTLGGLIDRLEDSGFVIRVPDKHDRRSKRVLISPKGAEVLKQIESVSRRLNEEILKGIEEDDEEKFADLLAMMKSNLIEMETLPISGAANKKTPEK; from the coding sequence ATGATCGATAAGTCATCTTCATCTTCCCGCAGCAAGAAAGATGAAAACAAGCGTCATCTTCGCGTGGGTTTTTTGATCCACGATGTTTCAAGGCTACGGCGCACTGTTTATGACCAGCATCTTAAGCCTCTTGGCATCACTCGTTCACAATGGTGGGTGCTGAGTAATTTGTCCCGCCACGACGGTGAAGGCTATATGCAGGTGGAATTAGCGCGCTTGTTGGATGTGGGCAAGGTGACGTTAGGCGGTTTGATTGATCGTCTAGAAGATAGCGGTTTTGTTATTCGAGTGCCTGACAAGCATGATCGTCGCTCTAAGAGAGTGCTGATTTCGCCAAAGGGCGCTGAGGTATTAAAGCAAATCGAGTCGGTTTCCCGTCGTTTAAATGAAGAAATTCTTAAAGGCATCGAAGAAGACGACGAAGAAAAATTTGCTGATTTGCTGGCGATGATGAAATCGAACCTGATTGAAATGGAAACGCTGCCTATTTCTGGTGCTGCCAATAAGAAAACCCCAGAAAAATAG
- a CDS encoding MaoC/PaaZ C-terminal domain-containing protein, translated as MKYFEDFKTGQTFIGDAIYTITEQEIIDYAREWDPQAFHIDSQAAAKTEIGKIFASALHTQAITNKLAHANGFYNIAMVAGFGVDEMRTPRPVFGGDKLTLKLSIFDVKESRSRPHQGIVTFAFAAYNQLEQPVMSYRLTLLINRRGKRK; from the coding sequence ATGAAGTACTTTGAAGATTTTAAAACAGGCCAAACTTTTATCGGCGACGCGATCTACACCATTACCGAACAAGAGATTATTGATTATGCTCGCGAATGGGATCCTCAAGCGTTTCATATTGATTCCCAAGCAGCAGCCAAAACCGAAATAGGCAAAATCTTTGCCTCTGCCCTCCACACTCAAGCCATTACCAACAAGCTGGCCCACGCCAACGGTTTTTATAATATTGCGATGGTTGCCGGATTTGGGGTAGATGAAATGCGCACTCCGCGACCGGTCTTCGGTGGCGACAAACTCACCTTAAAACTCAGTATTTTTGATGTTAAAGAATCCCGCAGCCGTCCCCACCAAGGGATTGTGACCTTTGCGTTTGCGGCATATAACCAGCTTGAACAACCAGTGATGAGCTACCGTCTTACATTGCTGATTAACAGAAGAGGGAAGCGTAAATAA
- a CDS encoding PhoX family phosphatase: MSEATFDPTRYNHSSNEPFSRVLDKEISRRRVLKSSAGMAALTMFSGVGLFGCSDDDDNNGGNSETTLGFESIAGSRTNAVAIPQGYSAQVLAPWGTPLNSSANTWKDDGSNTAEDQANAVGMHHDGMSFFPINDSTTDGLLCINHEYIDATALHPNGPTAIDDMRTVVDEVRKEINAHGVSVVRVQKANGTWSVVENDPLNRRYTGATEMDVAGPLAGSEFLITKYAPNGNVARGTLNNCGSGESPWGTFLTCEENWPGYFTKASGRSTGDDRVGIEDEGTRYAWETLAGNIAEVDDEFSRFDATPSAETAAGDYRNETHGHGYVVEIDPYTAESRAVKRTALGRFRHESVVYGKLVAGQPVTFYSGHDGRFEYLYKFVSTAVWDAADANPSDRLAVGDKYLNEGTLYVAKFSEGGVGSWLPLESSTATTDGGTLGDTFATQEALILDTIRAADMVGATPMDRPEWIAVDPKNGVVYLALTNNTDRENETNPANPRLNNAFGHIIRWMEGSDATSFDWDIFVFGSDDASPASVNRSGLTESNQFASPDGLVFDRRGILWVQTDNGADEVEEYTNDQMLAVIPSKLVDENNNLDVVTAENQMELRRFFVGPNGCEVTGLAFTPDHKNFFANIQHPGNWPFSANAAEETPTGTEIRPRAATVVITKDDGGEVGI, from the coding sequence ATGAGCGAAGCAACCTTTGACCCCACTCGCTACAACCACAGCAGTAACGAGCCTTTTTCACGCGTTCTGGATAAAGAGATTTCTCGTCGCCGGGTTTTAAAATCCAGCGCCGGCATGGCCGCATTGACGATGTTTAGCGGTGTTGGCCTCTTCGGCTGCTCCGATGATGATGACAACAATGGTGGCAACTCAGAAACAACACTGGGTTTTGAATCTATCGCGGGTTCAAGAACTAATGCCGTTGCCATCCCCCAAGGCTACTCTGCACAAGTTCTCGCACCCTGGGGCACCCCTCTCAATAGCAGCGCTAACACCTGGAAAGATGATGGCAGCAATACCGCTGAAGATCAGGCTAATGCCGTGGGCATGCACCACGATGGCATGAGCTTTTTCCCCATCAATGACAGCACCACCGACGGTTTACTATGTATTAACCATGAATATATTGACGCAACAGCTCTACACCCGAATGGTCCTACTGCAATCGACGACATGCGCACCGTTGTTGATGAGGTTCGTAAAGAGATCAACGCTCACGGTGTTAGCGTGGTGCGGGTACAAAAAGCCAACGGGACTTGGAGCGTGGTTGAGAACGACCCGCTAAACCGTCGCTACACTGGCGCGACCGAAATGGACGTTGCCGGGCCGTTGGCTGGCTCGGAATTTCTTATTACCAAATATGCACCAAACGGCAATGTCGCACGCGGTACCTTAAATAACTGCGGTAGCGGTGAGTCGCCTTGGGGGACCTTCCTGACCTGTGAAGAAAACTGGCCCGGTTACTTCACAAAAGCAAGTGGACGCAGTACAGGAGATGACCGAGTTGGTATTGAGGATGAGGGCACCCGATACGCGTGGGAAACACTAGCTGGCAATATTGCCGAAGTGGATGACGAATTTAGCCGTTTTGATGCCACACCCAGTGCAGAAACTGCCGCCGGTGACTACCGCAATGAGACCCACGGTCACGGCTATGTGGTAGAAATTGACCCATACACGGCTGAATCCCGTGCAGTTAAGCGCACCGCCCTTGGCCGTTTCCGTCACGAGAGCGTGGTCTACGGTAAGTTGGTCGCAGGCCAACCTGTCACCTTCTACTCTGGCCACGATGGTCGCTTTGAATACTTGTATAAGTTCGTCTCGACAGCAGTATGGGATGCCGCCGACGCCAACCCCAGTGACCGTTTAGCCGTGGGCGATAAATATTTAAATGAAGGCACCTTATACGTGGCTAAATTCAGTGAAGGTGGTGTGGGTAGCTGGCTTCCACTGGAAAGCAGCACTGCAACTACGGATGGTGGCACTCTGGGCGATACCTTCGCCACCCAAGAAGCCCTGATTCTGGATACCATTCGTGCCGCTGACATGGTGGGTGCAACCCCAATGGACCGCCCCGAATGGATTGCCGTCGATCCTAAAAATGGTGTCGTGTATTTAGCCCTGACTAACAACACAGACCGTGAAAATGAAACCAACCCGGCCAACCCCCGCTTAAACAACGCTTTTGGTCACATCATTCGCTGGATGGAAGGCAGTGACGCAACCAGCTTTGATTGGGATATCTTTGTATTTGGTTCTGATGATGCCAGTCCCGCCTCGGTTAACCGCTCCGGCCTGACTGAGTCGAATCAATTTGCCAGCCCCGATGGCTTGGTTTTTGACAGGCGCGGTATTTTGTGGGTTCAAACCGATAACGGTGCCGACGAAGTCGAAGAATATACCAACGATCAGATGTTGGCGGTAATACCCTCCAAATTGGTAGACGAAAACAACAACCTGGACGTGGTAACCGCCGAAAACCAAATGGAGCTGCGCCGCTTCTTTGTGGGCCCCAACGGTTGTGAAGTCACTGGCCTTGCGTTTACGCCAGACCATAAAAACTTCTTCGCCAATATCCAGCACCCAGGCAACTGGCCATTCAGTGCTAATGCCGCGGAAGAAACCCCCACTGGAACGGAAATACGCCCTCGAGCAGCCACCGTTGTTATTACAAAAGATGACGGCGGTGAAGTCGGCATCTAA
- a CDS encoding SDR family NAD(P)-dependent oxidoreductase — protein MSTLLEDKVIIVTGSGRGVGECIAHYCAEKGAKVVVNDLGKDEQGNSTADGVVAAIKENGGEAIVSKDNIADWSGAEKLIQAAMDTWGKVDGIVNNAGILRDRIFHKMSEEEWDQVINVNLKGCFNTARVAAPYLKEQGSGSIVHMTSSSGLVGNFGQSNYSASKMGVVGLSKSIALDMQRFGVRSNCIAPFAMTPMVMNGIPKETEEEKARWKIIERMEPRKVAPLVAALLSDSASHITGQIFGARANEVYFFSQPRPVRTAHIGDADGISAEAIVERVFPMFKDDFYDLDRSMDVFTWDPV, from the coding sequence ATGTCCACCCTTCTAGAAGACAAAGTTATCATCGTGACCGGTTCTGGACGCGGTGTCGGTGAATGCATCGCCCACTACTGCGCAGAAAAAGGCGCAAAAGTTGTCGTCAACGACCTTGGCAAAGATGAGCAAGGCAACAGCACTGCAGATGGCGTTGTTGCGGCTATCAAAGAAAACGGTGGCGAAGCCATTGTCTCCAAAGACAATATTGCAGACTGGTCCGGTGCCGAAAAACTGATTCAAGCCGCCATGGATACCTGGGGCAAAGTTGACGGCATTGTGAACAACGCTGGCATTCTCCGCGATCGCATTTTTCACAAAATGTCTGAAGAAGAATGGGATCAGGTGATTAACGTTAACCTGAAAGGCTGTTTTAATACGGCTCGGGTTGCTGCACCTTATTTAAAAGAACAAGGCAGCGGTTCTATTGTTCACATGACGTCATCATCAGGCTTGGTCGGCAACTTCGGCCAATCTAATTATTCTGCCAGCAAAATGGGCGTGGTTGGCTTATCCAAATCCATCGCATTGGATATGCAGCGTTTTGGTGTTCGTTCTAACTGTATAGCCCCCTTCGCCATGACCCCTATGGTCATGAACGGCATCCCAAAAGAGACCGAAGAAGAAAAAGCCCGCTGGAAAATTATCGAGCGCATGGAGCCCCGCAAGGTTGCACCACTGGTTGCTGCACTGCTGTCTGACTCAGCATCTCATATCACTGGTCAAATCTTTGGTGCTCGTGCTAATGAAGTGTACTTTTTCAGCCAGCCTCGCCCAGTACGCACTGCCCATATCGGCGATGCAGACGGTATCTCGGCAGAAGCTATTGTAGAAAGAGTGTTTCCCATGTTTAAAGACGATTTCTACGATCTGGACCGCTCTATGGACGTGTTCACCTGGGATCCAGTTTAA
- a CDS encoding NAD(P) transhydrogenase subunit alpha, translating to MLIGIPKELAAGENRVAIIPSDAKKLIRAGAEIQIEAGLGAGSGFSDEEYKEAGVTIGESRDSILGSADIILRITKPSEDEISKLKKGAIHVSYLDPFNEHGLIKAFRDQGVTAISMEMIPRSTRSQKMDALSSQASLAGYVMVLLATTKLPRILPMMMTPAGTLKPATVFIIGAGVAGLQAIATAKRMGAKVVAFDTRSVVAEQVRSLGGKFLEIDLGETGQTKDGYAMELTEEQRQLQLEGQKKQIAESDIVITTAQVFGRKPPVLVTKDMVAGMQPGSVIVDMAAETGGNVEGSVAGETVDVDGVTIIGNGNWANYVARDASQMYSANLFNLVDEGWDGEQKAMIVDFENDILQGCVITHGGEIVNETIKNLIN from the coding sequence ATGCTCATAGGAATTCCCAAAGAACTCGCTGCAGGGGAAAATCGCGTCGCGATCATCCCCTCGGACGCCAAGAAGCTCATTAGAGCTGGCGCTGAGATTCAAATTGAGGCAGGCCTTGGCGCCGGCTCGGGTTTCAGTGACGAAGAATATAAAGAAGCTGGCGTCACGATAGGCGAGAGTCGCGACAGCATTCTAGGCTCAGCAGATATCATCCTTCGAATCACCAAACCCAGCGAAGATGAAATCAGCAAACTCAAGAAAGGCGCGATTCACGTCAGCTACCTCGACCCTTTCAATGAGCATGGCTTGATCAAAGCGTTTCGCGATCAAGGCGTTACCGCTATCAGCATGGAGATGATCCCTCGCTCTACTCGCAGCCAAAAAATGGATGCGCTGAGCTCTCAGGCCTCGCTGGCAGGTTATGTCATGGTGTTGCTGGCAACCACAAAATTGCCACGCATTCTGCCCATGATGATGACCCCTGCTGGAACACTGAAGCCCGCTACCGTGTTTATTATCGGTGCCGGTGTGGCAGGCCTGCAGGCTATTGCTACCGCCAAGCGCATGGGTGCGAAAGTCGTTGCCTTCGATACGCGCTCAGTTGTCGCTGAACAAGTTCGCTCACTGGGCGGTAAGTTTTTGGAAATTGATTTGGGCGAAACCGGCCAGACCAAGGATGGCTACGCCATGGAGCTGACTGAAGAGCAGCGCCAATTACAGCTGGAAGGCCAAAAGAAACAAATCGCTGAATCTGACATTGTCATCACAACCGCACAAGTATTTGGCCGTAAGCCGCCAGTGCTGGTGACAAAAGACATGGTTGCAGGCATGCAGCCCGGTAGCGTGATTGTCGATATGGCAGCAGAAACTGGCGGTAACGTCGAAGGCTCTGTTGCAGGCGAGACCGTAGATGTTGATGGCGTGACCATTATTGGTAATGGCAACTGGGCGAACTACGTGGCCCGGGATGCTAGCCAGATGTATTCTGCAAACCTCTTTAACTTGGTGGATGAAGGCTGGGATGGTGAGCAAAAAGCCATGATCGTCGACTTCGAGAACGATATCCTGCAGGGCTGTGTCATTACCCATGGCGGCGAGATCGTAAATGAAACCATCAAAAATCTAATTAACTAG
- a CDS encoding NAD(P) transhydrogenase subunit alpha has product MDIVFLAFILMLSIFLGFELINKVPATLHTPLMSGSNAISGITLVGALTSAGAEHTVLATVLGTIAVTMATINVIGGYMVTDRMLAMFKKKEGASK; this is encoded by the coding sequence ATGGATATTGTTTTTCTGGCCTTCATCCTGATGCTGTCCATATTTTTGGGCTTCGAACTGATTAACAAGGTGCCAGCCACCTTGCATACACCATTGATGTCAGGCTCTAACGCCATCTCTGGTATCACTCTGGTAGGTGCACTTACCTCTGCGGGCGCCGAGCACACTGTGCTGGCAACCGTACTCGGCACGATCGCCGTTACCATGGCCACTATCAACGTTATTGGTGGCTATATGGTGACTGATCGCATGCTGGCCATGTTCAAGAAAAAAGAGGGAGCATCTAAGTAA